From one Sulfuricurvum sp. genomic stretch:
- the rpoN gene encoding RNA polymerase factor sigma-54, which yields MMQTTLSYKQKQLPRLSMQTWLPLLQCSLNDLEKHLQVITNENPCLEVKSGFEESNSQSGGTAAYGAFQNYVSNSSSEQIEWLSISSTSLYEKLDEQIVAPLFPTPISQKIARQIIYYINDEGYFEGSVEEVAEQCDTDAHTVERVRQRFAHLEPSGVGAVDYKESFLFQLSDHDLDDELSILLGAMILQFDKMEKFINHPRLHDAKHVLQHLKNPPALEYMEPESQITPDLFVEFAGSELNIRINHAFYPDLQVNMIDKYDNFARQKFKEARELVKLLDLRKATLYNVALVLIEKQYSFFMGGELKPLRLQDVADELGFNESTISRAIADKYIQTERGLYAFKDFFSNSIGEVSTSEIKHFLKRLVASENKDDPFSDKTLHEMIEDRFGVKMVRRVIAKYRQELDIPSYKERLFLYKLELL from the coding sequence ATGATGCAAACAACTTTATCTTACAAACAAAAGCAACTTCCCAGATTGTCGATGCAGACATGGCTGCCTCTTTTGCAATGTTCACTAAATGATCTCGAAAAGCATTTGCAGGTTATTACCAATGAAAATCCGTGTTTAGAAGTAAAATCCGGTTTTGAAGAGTCTAACTCACAATCCGGCGGAACGGCGGCATACGGTGCGTTTCAAAATTATGTCTCGAATTCTTCAAGCGAACAAATCGAATGGCTCAGTATCTCTTCCACCTCTTTATATGAAAAACTTGATGAACAAATTGTGGCACCGTTGTTTCCGACCCCGATTTCCCAAAAGATTGCCCGTCAAATCATCTATTACATCAATGATGAAGGGTACTTTGAGGGCAGTGTCGAAGAAGTAGCTGAGCAATGCGATACGGATGCTCACACGGTAGAACGCGTGCGTCAGCGGTTTGCTCATTTGGAGCCTTCAGGAGTGGGTGCTGTTGATTATAAGGAATCCTTTTTATTTCAGCTCAGCGATCATGACCTTGATGATGAACTGAGTATTTTACTCGGTGCGATGATTTTACAGTTTGATAAAATGGAAAAATTCATCAACCATCCGCGTCTTCATGATGCAAAACATGTATTGCAACACCTTAAAAATCCTCCGGCGTTAGAGTATATGGAACCCGAATCTCAAATCACACCGGATTTGTTTGTCGAATTTGCAGGATCGGAGTTAAACATTCGAATCAATCATGCATTTTATCCCGATCTACAAGTCAATATGATTGATAAATACGATAACTTTGCAAGACAAAAATTCAAAGAGGCACGTGAACTGGTAAAGCTCCTTGATTTGCGTAAAGCGACACTGTATAACGTAGCCTTGGTCCTTATTGAAAAACAGTACAGTTTTTTTATGGGAGGAGAACTCAAACCGCTTCGTTTACAAGATGTTGCGGATGAGTTGGGCTTTAATGAGTCGACCATTTCCCGTGCAATTGCCGATAAATACATCCAAACCGAGCGTGGCTTGTACGCATTTAAAGACTTCTTCTCTAACTCGATCGGAGAAGTATCGACATCGGAGATCAAACATTTCCTTAAACGTCTCGTAGCGAGTGAAAATAAAGATGACCCGTTCAGTGACAAAACGCTTCATGAAATGATTGAAGATCGTTTCGGGGTCAAGATGGTTCGGCGTGTTATTGCCAAATATCGTCAAGAACTGGATATCCCTTCCTACAAAGAGCGTCTATTTTTATACAAATTGGAACTCCTCTAA
- a CDS encoding class I SAM-dependent methyltransferase: protein MSERFNQAAAEWDKGDMRQNIAHAVFQTISNRISLLNTMHIMDFGAGTGLLSFKIAQMVQSVVGVDLSEKMLEQLESKNTDTLRVEAICQNICEVPLEKQFHGIVSSMAMHHVEHTADLFRAFHKHLKRDGFIAIADLEAEDGTFHSHGNEGVHHFGFERETLRKTIEDAGFEHVRFHHAHTIEKETQNYPIFLVTASKKS, encoded by the coding sequence ATGAGCGAACGGTTTAATCAGGCGGCAGCGGAATGGGATAAAGGCGATATGCGTCAAAACATTGCCCATGCGGTGTTTCAAACGATATCCAATCGAATTTCTTTACTCAATACGATGCATATTATGGATTTCGGTGCGGGTACGGGGTTGCTCAGTTTCAAAATCGCTCAGATGGTTCAATCCGTTGTCGGTGTCGATCTCTCTGAAAAAATGCTGGAGCAGTTAGAGAGCAAAAATACGGATACACTTAGGGTGGAAGCAATCTGCCAAAACATTTGCGAAGTACCTTTGGAAAAGCAATTTCACGGAATCGTCAGCTCCATGGCGATGCATCATGTCGAACATACGGCAGATTTATTCAGAGCGTTTCATAAGCATCTAAAACGTGACGGTTTTATCGCTATTGCCGACTTGGAAGCGGAAGACGGTACGTTTCACAGCCACGGAAATGAGGGTGTCCACCATTTCGGTTTTGAGCGGGAAACCTTACGTAAAACGATTGAGGATGCAGGTTTTGAGCACGTTCGTTTCCATCATGCTCATACGATTGAAAAAGAGACCCAAAATTATCCTATCTTCCTTGTAACCGCCAGTAAAAAATCCTAA
- the nifE gene encoding nitrogenase iron-molybdenum cofactor biosynthesis protein NifE, translated as MVSRAKIKELMNESACSHSKDKKPGEGCDKPKPGLAAGGCAFDGAQISLFPYADAVHLVHGPQTCLGASWETRETKTSYKGTDHTQMGFTTGITTNDVIFGGDKRLADSIDHVMEHYKPEAIFVYSTCVTSLVGDDMDMTCKKGSEKHGVPIVPVHAPGFVGSKNLGSRLAGEAVLEHLIGTKEPEFTTPYDINLIGDYNVTGDMWQYLPLFEKIGIRVLSSMSGDGRVGDIRCAHRAKLNVIVCAKSLITLTRKMQEQYGIPWISVSFYGKRDTTFAIREIVTALGDPELIARAEAVIAEAEAELEANLIPYRALFSGKKAVLNTGGNKAWSIASGLQDLGIEVVATSVAKSTQDDIDKAREYLGENGVLMTKPASEQGKIIDQTGAHILLAGGRSLYTAIKKKISFIDVNQEKKTSYGGYNGLLNLAEDLKYAFRNPVFANVGKPAPWEIEA; from the coding sequence ATGGTAAGCCGAGCTAAAATCAAAGAACTTATGAACGAGAGCGCCTGCTCTCACAGTAAAGATAAAAAACCCGGAGAAGGGTGTGATAAGCCCAAACCGGGACTAGCGGCCGGGGGATGTGCTTTTGACGGTGCCCAAATTTCCCTTTTTCCGTATGCCGATGCAGTTCATTTGGTTCATGGTCCTCAAACGTGTCTGGGTGCGTCGTGGGAAACTCGTGAGACAAAAACGTCGTACAAGGGAACAGATCATACACAAATGGGATTTACGACAGGAATCACGACAAACGATGTAATTTTTGGCGGTGACAAACGTCTTGCGGATTCGATCGATCATGTGATGGAGCATTATAAGCCTGAAGCGATTTTTGTCTATTCGACGTGCGTCACTTCATTGGTCGGCGATGATATGGATATGACATGTAAAAAAGGGTCTGAAAAACACGGCGTACCCATTGTTCCGGTTCACGCTCCGGGATTTGTAGGGAGCAAAAACCTAGGTTCACGCCTTGCTGGAGAAGCGGTGTTAGAGCATTTGATCGGTACAAAAGAGCCTGAATTTACAACTCCGTACGATATCAATCTGATCGGCGATTACAATGTTACCGGAGATATGTGGCAGTATTTGCCGCTGTTTGAGAAGATTGGTATCCGAGTGCTCAGTTCGATGAGCGGAGACGGCCGTGTCGGTGACATCCGTTGTGCCCACCGGGCAAAACTCAACGTCATCGTATGTGCCAAATCACTTATCACGTTGACCCGTAAAATGCAGGAACAATACGGTATCCCTTGGATTTCGGTATCGTTTTACGGCAAACGTGACACCACCTTTGCGATTCGTGAAATCGTCACCGCATTAGGCGATCCGGAATTAATAGCACGTGCCGAAGCGGTAATCGCCGAAGCCGAAGCGGAGCTGGAAGCCAATCTGATCCCGTATCGCGCACTCTTTTCCGGTAAAAAAGCAGTACTTAATACCGGAGGGAACAAAGCATGGTCAATTGCATCCGGATTGCAGGATTTGGGGATTGAAGTGGTGGCTACGAGTGTCGCAAAATCGACCCAGGATGATATCGATAAAGCACGTGAATACCTGGGAGAAAACGGGGTTCTGATGACCAAACCCGCTTCCGAGCAGGGGAAAATCATAGATCAGACGGGAGCTCATATCCTCCTCGCCGGAGGACGCAGCCTCTATACGGCAATCAAGAAAAAGATCTCGTTTATCGATGTTAACCAGGAGAAAAAAACAAGCTACGGCGGTTATAACGGTTTGCTCAATCTTGCGGAAGATTTGAAATACGCATTCCGCAATCCGGTCTTTGCCAATGTCGGCAAACCGGCGCCGTGGGAAATAGAAGCTTAA
- a CDS encoding 2Fe-2S iron-sulfur cluster binding domain-containing protein, giving the protein MVSVIFCGFGEKQDKRVFAKTGDVLLRVAQSNGITIPSDCTDGMCASCAVRVEEISNDEKMDSTTEDYSSKGQAVYMDDKELETLMQMGAINKKEAEIAQQYNRPTPVRLACQCAIKNSSILVKPYK; this is encoded by the coding sequence ATGGTCAGTGTGATTTTTTGCGGCTTTGGTGAAAAGCAGGATAAGCGTGTTTTTGCTAAAACCGGCGACGTACTATTACGTGTTGCACAAAGTAACGGTATTACCATTCCTTCTGATTGTACAGACGGAATGTGTGCTAGCTGTGCAGTACGCGTTGAAGAAATTTCTAATGATGAAAAAATGGATTCAACGACTGAAGACTATTCATCTAAAGGACAAGCTGTTTATATGGATGATAAAGAGCTTGAAACATTGATGCAAATGGGTGCTATCAATAAAAAAGAAGCTGAAATCGCTCAACAATATAATCGTCCTACTCCGGTACGTTTAGCTTGCCAATGTGCGATCAAAAATTCTTCTATATTGGTTAAGCCATATAAATAA
- a CDS encoding NAD(P)H-dependent oxidoreductase codes for MKNVLLLNLHQKYEGFANGNLTRDLINEARSFFTSQGYAVRESAIDEGYDVAEELEKFQWADVFFVQSPVYWMGLPWLAKKYVDEVFSGGNGTVTFVNDGRSNGGNYGSGGLMKGKRYMLSFTYNCPTSEFNNTNGFFEGMSVDQANIALHKLFQFCGAEPLKSYSVHDVYKPEFKFDEALKGLQKMLAENFPS; via the coding sequence ATGAAAAACGTCTTACTCCTAAACCTCCACCAAAAATACGAAGGGTTTGCCAACGGCAATCTAACGCGTGACCTGATCAATGAAGCCAGATCATTTTTTACTTCTCAAGGATATGCAGTACGCGAGAGCGCTATTGATGAAGGCTATGATGTAGCGGAAGAGCTTGAAAAATTTCAATGGGCTGATGTGTTTTTCGTCCAATCGCCGGTGTATTGGATGGGGTTGCCGTGGCTGGCTAAAAAATACGTCGATGAAGTGTTCTCCGGCGGAAACGGCACCGTCACATTCGTCAACGACGGTCGATCCAACGGCGGAAATTACGGCAGCGGAGGATTGATGAAAGGAAAACGCTATATGCTTAGTTTTACCTACAACTGTCCTACAAGCGAGTTTAACAATACGAACGGGTTTTTCGAGGGGATGAGTGTCGATCAGGCGAATATCGCGCTGCACAAACTTTTCCAGTTTTGCGGTGCAGAGCCGCTTAAAAGCTACTCTGTCCATGATGTCTATAAACCTGAGTTCAAGTTCGACGAAGCCCTTAAAGGGCTTCAAAAGATGTTAGCGGAAAACTTTCCGAGTTAA
- the nifN gene encoding nitrogenase iron-molybdenum cofactor biosynthesis protein NifN, which translates to MEFSLSRHEHKPLQVNPIKHSQPMGATLAYLGVKDCMPLMHSAQGCASYTKVFFTRHFNEPIAINNTSVSDITAVLDGGDYSILMAIENIQNKEKTLKPSMIGLHTTGLTETKGDDVRGVGMHIEIPYVYVNTPDYEGGMESGWALTVTAMIEQLTVAATEVKTNKLVFLPHLSMQPIEVEKIKCLCEDFGFETYALPDLSTSLDGYWEAGQGKLANGGITVDQIRDLATSSIVISIGASMKKSAQALQKKNPAIEHLHFDHLMGLDGCDNFVAALMKVRHTDPKPLMKRWRARLQDAMLDSHFLIGTSHFVVTGEPDMLVGICALLRSVGGTIDAAISTTFSDALHTIEAEKVFVGDLEDARTFFDSADMVISNFHAERILHTYHNTALVLRGFPNYEELGNQLKSDQLYEGSTYFLFEIANSLRKVKHEH; encoded by the coding sequence ATGGAATTTTCCCTCTCTCGTCATGAACATAAACCTCTTCAAGTCAATCCGATCAAGCACTCGCAACCGATGGGTGCGACCCTCGCGTATCTGGGGGTAAAAGATTGTATGCCTCTGATGCACAGTGCCCAAGGGTGTGCATCGTATACTAAAGTATTTTTTACACGTCATTTCAATGAACCGATTGCGATTAACAACACATCGGTCAGTGATATCACAGCCGTACTCGACGGCGGTGATTATTCTATTTTGATGGCGATTGAAAACATCCAAAACAAAGAGAAAACGCTCAAGCCCTCTATGATCGGGTTACATACGACGGGACTGACAGAGACCAAAGGCGATGACGTACGCGGAGTAGGGATGCATATCGAAATCCCTTACGTATACGTCAATACTCCCGATTATGAAGGGGGGATGGAGAGCGGCTGGGCGCTTACCGTTACTGCTATGATCGAACAGCTTACCGTTGCAGCTACCGAAGTGAAAACGAACAAACTAGTCTTTCTACCGCATTTGAGTATGCAGCCGATCGAGGTTGAGAAGATCAAATGTTTGTGTGAGGATTTCGGATTTGAGACCTATGCTCTTCCTGATCTTTCTACCTCATTGGACGGATATTGGGAAGCAGGGCAGGGGAAATTGGCCAATGGCGGGATCACAGTTGATCAAATTCGAGATTTGGCAACATCCTCTATCGTAATCAGTATCGGCGCATCGATGAAAAAATCGGCTCAGGCTTTACAAAAAAAGAACCCTGCAATTGAGCATCTTCATTTTGATCATTTAATGGGGTTAGACGGGTGCGACAATTTTGTAGCGGCCCTGATGAAAGTACGACATACAGACCCTAAACCATTGATGAAACGATGGCGTGCACGTCTTCAGGATGCGATGCTGGATTCACATTTTCTCATCGGGACCTCCCATTTTGTCGTAACCGGTGAGCCGGATATGCTGGTCGGAATCTGTGCATTGCTCCGAAGTGTCGGCGGAACTATCGATGCTGCTATATCCACGACATTTAGTGATGCTTTACACACTATTGAAGCGGAAAAAGTGTTTGTCGGAGACCTGGAAGATGCCCGAACTTTTTTCGATTCTGCGGATATGGTCATCAGTAATTTTCATGCAGAACGAATCTTGCATACATATCACAATACGGCACTCGTTCTACGCGGATTCCCAAATTATGAAGAGTTGGGGAATCAGCTTAAAAGCGATCAGTTGTACGAAGGCAGTACCTATTTTTTATTTGAGATAGCAAATTCATTGAGAAAGGTCAAACATGAACACTAA
- a CDS encoding nitrogenase-stabilizing/protective protein NifW, which translates to MGTLAEFQKITDTEDFFDFFDLEYDERLVNAKRFHIMKKFGELVDKSKGHDMGSDEKLLEFYKFALITVYKNFENGYSPSAADVWAMFDKPSACGTCSTSSSCNDVEEVSHGVHACTSQPTISF; encoded by the coding sequence ATGGGAACATTAGCCGAATTTCAAAAAATTACCGATACCGAAGATTTCTTTGATTTTTTCGATTTGGAATACGATGAGCGTCTTGTGAACGCAAAGCGTTTTCATATCATGAAAAAATTTGGTGAGCTGGTTGATAAATCCAAAGGTCATGATATGGGAAGCGATGAAAAATTGCTAGAGTTCTATAAATTTGCTCTCATTACTGTGTATAAAAACTTTGAAAACGGCTATAGCCCATCAGCAGCCGATGTTTGGGCAATGTTTGATAAACCTAGTGCTTGTGGAACATGTTCGACATCAAGTAGCTGTAATGATGTAGAGGAGGTCAGTCATGGAGTCCACGCCTGCACAAGCCAACCAACCATCAGCTTCTGA
- the nifX gene encoding nitrogen fixation protein NifX, whose product MNTKITIEGNGTMDNAMKVAFATKDMEEINAHFGGAREFVVYNVSKDGFSLSEVIKTDTAELEDDDKTDFRVRALKGINIMYCESIGGTAAAKVIRAGIHPMKVNEPTLIEDVLKTLVQMINGNPPPWIKNIIQMQTEHDVRQDRWAEGE is encoded by the coding sequence ATGAACACTAAAATCACAATAGAGGGGAATGGAACCATGGATAATGCGATGAAAGTCGCTTTCGCGACCAAAGATATGGAAGAGATCAATGCTCACTTCGGCGGAGCGAGAGAGTTTGTTGTTTACAATGTCTCTAAAGACGGTTTTTCCCTCTCCGAGGTGATTAAAACGGACACAGCTGAACTTGAAGATGATGATAAAACGGATTTTCGTGTTCGTGCCCTCAAAGGTATAAATATCATGTATTGTGAGAGTATCGGCGGTACGGCAGCGGCAAAAGTGATCCGAGCGGGTATCCACCCGATGAAAGTGAATGAGCCGACATTGATCGAAGATGTTTTGAAAACTTTAGTGCAAATGATTAATGGGAATCCTCCGCCATGGATTAAAAATATCATTCAAATGCAGACCGAACACGATGTACGACAAGACAGATGGGCAGAAGGAGAATAA
- a CDS encoding nitrogen fixation protein NifZ produces MESTPAQANQPSASDFLEKTADSAQADLEAFEHDSESMPINNEARKTNLYKMSTKDEILSVFRVGQRVRLVKAIRNDGTYPHARVGDVLVDAGAEGYVRKIGDFLQTIRVYEVNFIEEGMTFGCREAELESAVEEDGYDEVAEELKWLKEHRAKRAAEKAAQSQEEEE; encoded by the coding sequence ATGGAGTCCACGCCTGCACAAGCCAACCAACCATCAGCTTCTGATTTTTTAGAAAAAACAGCCGATTCGGCACAAGCCGATTTAGAGGCATTTGAGCATGATAGCGAATCAATGCCGATCAATAATGAAGCACGTAAAACGAATCTCTACAAGATGTCGACAAAAGACGAAATCCTATCGGTTTTCCGTGTGGGACAAAGAGTACGTCTTGTGAAAGCAATCCGGAATGACGGAACATACCCGCATGCGAGAGTTGGTGACGTTCTTGTTGACGCCGGAGCAGAAGGGTATGTTCGCAAAATTGGCGATTTTTTACAGACAATACGTGTTTACGAAGTGAATTTTATCGAAGAGGGGATGACATTCGGATGCCGAGAAGCGGAGCTGGAAAGTGCCGTTGAAGAAGACGGATACGATGAAGTCGCCGAAGAGTTGAAATGGCTCAAAGAACATCGGGCCAAGAGAGCCGCTGAAAAAGCAGCGCAATCTCAAGAAGAGGAGGAATAA
- a CDS encoding acetolactate synthase large subunit, whose amino-acid sequence MQISGAQMVIEALIAEEVEVVFGYPGGAIMNVYDEIYKQRSFQHILTRHEQAAVHAAEGYAKASGKVGVAMITSGPGFTNGVTGLADAYMDSIPLVLISGQVPMSLIGTDAFQEIDAVGISRPCTKHNYLVTDAADLPRILKEAFYIARTGRPGPVHVDIPKDVTAQIATFDYSKEVDLETYKPTTKGNTRQIKKAIEAIAGSKRPLLYLGGGVINSNAAELVREFSKMTQIPAVETFMARGTLRHDDPLLISMLGMHGSYAANMAMSETDMVIALGARFDDRVTGKLSEFAKNAQIIHVDIDPASVSKLVHAHYPIVGDVKNVVEQMIPLAKEQIDPLRYGAWHNTIANFNKLHPLSYKEEGDRLKPQWVVERIGQLLGDSANISTDVGQHQMWTAQFYPFTRPRQWVSSGGLGTMGFGFPAALGVKRADMERVSINITGDGSILMNIQELMTAVEFKLPVINVILNNNFLGMVRQWQTLFYDKRHSQTDLSMQPDFIKLAEAFGGVGYRVTTKEEFDAALKDAIEKNVVAIIDVAVNRFENVLPMVPAGGSLFNMMLEYKEK is encoded by the coding sequence ATGCAAATCAGCGGTGCACAGATGGTTATCGAAGCACTCATCGCCGAGGAAGTCGAAGTCGTATTCGGCTACCCAGGTGGGGCGATCATGAACGTCTATGATGAGATTTACAAACAACGCTCATTTCAGCATATTTTGACCCGTCATGAACAAGCTGCGGTACATGCAGCAGAAGGATACGCAAAGGCTTCCGGTAAAGTTGGAGTTGCGATGATCACTTCAGGACCAGGATTTACAAACGGTGTAACCGGTTTGGCGGATGCCTATATGGACTCAATCCCCTTGGTTCTTATCAGCGGACAAGTCCCTATGTCATTGATCGGGACGGATGCGTTTCAAGAGATCGATGCAGTCGGTATCAGCCGACCGTGTACAAAACACAACTATTTGGTAACCGACGCTGCCGATTTGCCGCGTATTCTCAAAGAGGCATTTTATATTGCACGTACCGGCCGTCCGGGCCCGGTTCATGTCGATATTCCAAAAGATGTAACGGCACAAATCGCAACATTCGATTATTCCAAAGAAGTCGATTTGGAAACGTATAAACCGACGACTAAGGGAAACACCCGACAAATCAAAAAAGCTATTGAGGCTATTGCAGGTTCAAAACGTCCATTGCTTTACCTTGGTGGTGGTGTTATTAATTCAAATGCCGCCGAACTGGTTCGCGAGTTTTCAAAAATGACGCAAATTCCAGCGGTTGAAACCTTTATGGCACGTGGAACGTTGCGACATGACGACCCGTTGTTGATTTCAATGTTAGGGATGCACGGATCGTATGCGGCAAATATGGCGATGTCTGAAACCGATATGGTTATTGCTTTAGGTGCCCGTTTTGATGATCGTGTTACCGGAAAGCTTTCGGAATTTGCAAAAAATGCGCAGATCATCCATGTCGACATCGATCCTGCAAGTGTTTCGAAATTAGTACATGCCCATTATCCGATTGTCGGCGATGTTAAAAATGTCGTTGAACAGATGATTCCGTTAGCAAAAGAGCAGATTGATCCTCTTCGATATGGTGCATGGCACAATACTATTGCCAATTTTAATAAGCTTCATCCTCTCTCGTATAAAGAAGAGGGCGATCGTCTTAAACCTCAATGGGTTGTTGAACGTATCGGACAGCTGTTGGGAGACAGTGCCAATATTTCAACAGACGTCGGACAGCACCAAATGTGGACGGCACAATTTTATCCTTTCACCCGTCCGCGTCAATGGGTCAGCTCCGGCGGACTTGGGACAATGGGATTCGGATTCCCAGCAGCACTCGGTGTTAAACGGGCCGACATGGAACGCGTCAGTATCAACATTACCGGTGATGGCTCTATTTTGATGAATATTCAGGAATTGATGACGGCAGTAGAATTCAAGCTTCCGGTCATCAATGTTATTTTGAACAATAACTTTTTGGGAATGGTGCGTCAGTGGCAAACACTTTTTTATGACAAGCGCCACTCGCAAACCGATTTGTCAATGCAGCCTGATTTTATCAAACTCGCAGAAGCATTCGGCGGAGTCGGTTACCGTGTAACGACCAAAGAAGAATTCGATGCAGCACTCAAAGATGCTATTGAGAAAAATGTTGTTGCGATTATCGATGTTGCCGTTAATCGATTTGAGAATGTATTGCCGATGGTTCCGGCTGGCGGATCGCTGTTTAATATGATGTTAGAGTACAAGGAGAAATGA
- a CDS encoding 2Fe-2S iron-sulfur cluster-binding protein: MTTRVEIMNDFLAINVHPGKTIQDIVEASGSALPFGCRDGECGTCVVMIESGMEYMSEINEKEKAVLKTVGETSPKARLACQMKVVAPNGLVRIKY, translated from the coding sequence ATGACAACACGTGTAGAAATTATGAATGACTTTTTGGCGATCAATGTCCACCCGGGCAAAACGATCCAAGACATCGTAGAGGCTTCAGGAAGTGCACTTCCATTCGGATGCCGTGACGGTGAATGCGGTACATGTGTCGTAATGATTGAATCAGGTATGGAATACATGAGTGAAATCAACGAAAAAGAGAAAGCGGTTCTTAAAACAGTTGGTGAAACCAGCCCTAAAGCCCGTCTTGCATGTCAAATGAAAGTCGTCGCACCAAACGGATTGGTACGTATAAAATACTAA
- a CDS encoding flavodoxin, whose translation MAKIGIFFGSSSGVTRGAAELLADEFKGAELIDMEEDFDGIEQFEDYDVLLLGSSTWGQGDPQRDWVDPLYELTNDRPDLEGKKVAFFGAGDQKTHGEHFLSALGKMHDLFTSLGASAYGFTSTSGYDYEYSLAERDGKFCGLGIDDVNQEDLTEDRVKEWASQLKSEIGL comes from the coding sequence ATGGCAAAAATCGGTATTTTCTTTGGTAGCAGTAGCGGTGTCACACGGGGTGCGGCAGAACTTCTTGCAGATGAGTTTAAAGGTGCTGAACTTATCGATATGGAAGAAGATTTTGATGGTATAGAGCAATTTGAAGACTATGATGTTCTATTGCTCGGTTCATCTACATGGGGTCAAGGTGATCCTCAACGTGACTGGGTTGATCCTCTATATGAACTTACGAACGACCGTCCTGATTTGGAAGGGAAAAAAGTAGCCTTTTTCGGTGCAGGGGATCAAAAAACGCATGGAGAACACTTTTTAAGTGCTCTTGGAAAAATGCATGATTTATTTACCTCTCTCGGTGCAAGTGCATACGGATTCACTTCGACAAGCGGATACGATTATGAATATTCGTTAGCTGAACGTGACGGTAAATTTTGCGGATTAGGGATTGATGATGTCAATCAGGAAGATTTGACCGAAGACCGTGTCAAAGAGTGGGCAAGCCAACTAAAAAGCGAAATAGGGCTCTAG
- a CDS encoding NifX-associated nitrogen fixation protein, with protein MDAEKQLSEFGMEIVRQIRALDQFGNWARISDEELLVKKYVKTKEELKAVPLIADIDEMMINDIKMIYKAIALSFERKTGVVCNVIMEMSHEGFGRCAVIADRICIVNKYFKDAHRFSFRTLEALFEDGDKSLQSAIEIYTQYKPCIKQEG; from the coding sequence ATGGACGCAGAAAAACAATTGAGTGAATTTGGAATGGAGATTGTACGACAAATTCGTGCACTCGATCAATTCGGAAACTGGGCACGTATCAGTGATGAAGAGTTATTGGTAAAAAAATATGTCAAAACAAAAGAGGAATTAAAAGCAGTTCCTTTGATCGCTGACATCGATGAAATGATGATTAATGACATCAAAATGATTTACAAAGCAATTGCACTTTCGTTTGAACGTAAAACGGGTGTCGTCTGCAATGTCATCATGGAAATGAGTCATGAAGGCTTCGGACGCTGTGCCGTCATCGCAGATCGTATCTGTATCGTAAATAAGTATTTCAAAGATGCTCATCGCTTTAGTTTCCGTACTTTGGAAGCATTATTTGAAGATGGCGACAAAAGTTTGCAAAGCGCAATCGAAATTTACACACAATATAAACCTTGTATTAAACAGGAGGGGTAA